Proteins encoded together in one Carya illinoinensis cultivar Pawnee chromosome 3, C.illinoinensisPawnee_v1, whole genome shotgun sequence window:
- the LOC122304756 gene encoding uncharacterized protein LOC122304756 produces MNWTKEEGCKDIVAEEDARWKQRAKVHWLTHGDRNTKFYHTCVNQRRKKNSIKQIVDGEGRVLSSKEEVVSGFRHHFNKVYQSSNPTKRSIQHCLSGVEHRISRGKSELLDKEFSSEEEVVALKQMSPFKSPGPDGFTVGFYQDHWDIVGSDVVKAVLEFFRTGEMPVGLNHTLIALIPKINSPKSVNGQSVSVMCEGLSTLLQQAEVRGLIKGVAVTRGGKRINHLLFADDCVMFCRSKIEEWSIIVHLLKIYEEASGQTLNRQKTSILFSSNTNAAVRESISQQAEGVICDSYNKYLGLPTTVGKSKHNTSRGLKEKIWKRINSWKTSFQSSAGKEIMIKSVLQAYQHIQ; encoded by the exons ATGAACTGGACCAAGGAGGAAGGCTGTAAAGATATAGTTGCAGAA GAAGATGCaagatggaaacaaagggctaaAGTCCATTGGTTGACACATGGAGATAGGAATACCAAATTCTATCACACTTGTGTCAATCAAAGGAGAAAGAAGAACTCTATAAAACAGATTGTAGATGGAGAAGGGAGAGTGTTAAGTTCAAAGGAGGAGGTGGTATCGGGGTTCAGGCATCATTTCAACAAGGTCTATCAATCCTCTAACCCTACTAAAAGGTCTATCCAACACTGTCTAAGTGGTGTAGAACACAGGATCTCAAGGGGCAAGAGTGAACTATTGGACAAGGAATTTTCCTCTGAAGAGGAAGTTGTTGCTCTCAAACAAATGTCACCCTTTAAGTCACCTGGGCCAGATGGATTCACTGTTGGCTTCTACCAAGACCATTGGGATATAGTTGGTTCTGATGTGGTCAAAGCAGTCCTAGAATTTTTCAGAACTGGTGAAATGCCTGTAGGATTGAATCACACACTCATAGCCCTAATCCCTAAGATAAACTCCCCCAAATCAGTTAATGGCCAATCAGTCTCTGTAATGTGTG AAGGCCTGAGTACCCTTCTGCAACAAGCTGAAGTAAGAGGCCTCATCAAAGGTGTAGCTGTTACaaggggaggaaaaagaatCAACCACCTCTTGTTTGCTGATGACTGTGTAATGTTTTGCAGGTCAAAGATAGAGGAATGGTCCATCATTGTTCATTTGTTAAAAATTTATGAAGAAGCATCTGGACAGACCCTGAATAGGCAGAAAACATCCATTCTTTTTAGCTCAAACACTAATGCAGCAGTGAGAGAGAGCATTTCCCAACAAGCTGAAGGTGTAATATGTGATAGCTATAACAAATACCTGGGTTTGCCCACCACGGTAGGAAAGTCCAAGCATAACACTTCCAGAGGCCTAAAAGAAAAGATATGGAAAAGGATCAACAGCTGGAAGACCTCCTTTCAATCTTCTGCAGGGAAGGAAATCATGATCAAGAGTGTACTACAAGCATACCAACATATACAATGA